Proteins from a genomic interval of Mycolicibacterium grossiae:
- a CDS encoding acyl-CoA dehydrogenase family protein: MNSLDDDEAMLVDTVRAFIDRDVKPTVREVEHANAYPEAWIEQMKHIGIYGLAVPESYGGSPVSTRCYALVTQELARGWMSLAGAMGGHTVVAKLLDLYGTEDQKQRYLPPMATGELRATMALTEPGGGSDLQNMITVARADGDELVITGAKTWISNARRSGLIALLCKTDPAATPKHRGISIVLAEHGPGLEVSRDLPKLGYKGVESCELSFDGYRAPVTAILGGEPGHGFAQMMKGLETGRIQVASRALGVATAALEDALAYAQDRESFGQPIWKHQAVGHYLADMATKLTAARQLVLYAADRYDSGERADMEAGMAKLFASETAMEIALNAVRIHGGYGYSTEYDVERYFRDAPLMIVGEGTNEIQRNVIAAQLVSRGGL, from the coding sequence ATGAACTCACTCGACGACGACGAGGCCATGCTCGTCGACACCGTCCGCGCCTTCATCGACCGCGACGTGAAACCCACGGTGCGCGAGGTCGAACACGCCAACGCCTATCCCGAGGCGTGGATCGAGCAGATGAAGCACATCGGCATCTACGGTCTCGCGGTCCCGGAGTCCTACGGCGGCTCGCCGGTCTCGACGCGGTGCTACGCGCTGGTCACCCAGGAGCTGGCCCGCGGCTGGATGAGCCTCGCCGGCGCCATGGGCGGGCACACCGTGGTGGCCAAACTGCTCGACCTGTACGGCACCGAGGACCAGAAGCAGCGGTACCTGCCGCCGATGGCCACCGGCGAGCTGCGCGCGACCATGGCGCTGACCGAGCCGGGCGGCGGTTCGGACCTGCAGAACATGATCACCGTCGCGCGCGCCGACGGCGACGAGCTGGTGATCACCGGCGCGAAGACGTGGATCTCCAACGCCCGGCGGTCCGGGCTGATCGCGCTGCTGTGCAAGACCGATCCGGCGGCGACGCCGAAGCACCGCGGCATCTCGATCGTGCTCGCCGAACACGGTCCCGGACTGGAGGTCTCGCGCGACCTGCCGAAGCTCGGCTACAAGGGCGTCGAGTCCTGCGAGCTGTCCTTCGACGGCTACCGCGCGCCCGTCACGGCGATCCTCGGGGGCGAGCCGGGGCACGGTTTCGCGCAGATGATGAAGGGCCTCGAAACGGGCCGCATTCAGGTGGCCTCGCGCGCGCTCGGGGTCGCGACGGCCGCGCTGGAGGACGCGCTCGCCTACGCCCAGGACCGGGAGAGCTTCGGACAGCCGATCTGGAAGCACCAGGCCGTCGGCCACTACCTCGCCGACATGGCGACCAAGCTGACCGCGGCCCGGCAGCTGGTGCTCTACGCCGCCGACCGCTACGACAGCGGTGAGCGCGCCGACATGGAGGCCGGCATGGCGAAGCTGTTCGCGTCGGAGACGGCGATGGAGATCGCGCTCAACGCCGTCCGCATCCACGGCGGCTACGGCTACTCCACCGAGTACGACGTCGAGCGGTACTTCCGCGACGCCCCGCTGATGATCGTCGGCGAGGGCACCAACGAGATCCAGCGCAACGTCATCGCCGCCCAACTGGTGTCCCGCGGCGGCCTCTAG
- a CDS encoding enoyl-CoA hydratase/isomerase family protein, translating into MHLSVADGTLVAAATAEDATFSLAEQPSEDRRVVTVPSVEATLTLLRERVARWPHAAAVCDDVLRAVDPAAPAFGGVVTESLAYSTLQAGPEFARWLAERGPASAPVEPDPVVADRDGGTLHVRFNRPARHNAFSTPARAALLEALEVARVDPSVTEVVLSGNGRSFCSGGDLAEFGSFTDPASAHLARTRHSPALVLDEIAARLGPACRAEVHGQVLGSGLEMAAFCGHVTCLADATLGLPELALGLLPGAGGTVSITRRIGRWRTAYLVLSGATIDAATALAWGLVDAVT; encoded by the coding sequence ATCCACCTCAGCGTCGCCGACGGGACGCTCGTCGCCGCGGCCACCGCCGAGGACGCCACCTTCTCGCTGGCCGAGCAGCCGAGCGAGGATCGGCGCGTGGTCACCGTGCCGTCGGTCGAGGCGACGCTGACGCTGCTGCGCGAGCGCGTCGCCCGGTGGCCGCACGCCGCGGCGGTCTGCGACGACGTGCTGCGCGCGGTCGACCCGGCGGCGCCGGCGTTCGGCGGCGTGGTCACCGAATCGCTGGCCTACTCGACGTTGCAGGCCGGTCCCGAGTTCGCCCGCTGGCTGGCCGAGCGCGGCCCGGCGTCGGCGCCGGTCGAACCGGACCCCGTCGTCGCCGACCGCGACGGCGGCACGCTGCACGTCCGGTTCAACCGTCCGGCCCGGCACAACGCCTTCTCGACGCCGGCGCGCGCGGCGCTGTTGGAGGCGCTCGAGGTCGCGCGCGTCGACCCGTCGGTCACCGAGGTGGTGCTCTCCGGCAACGGCCGATCCTTCTGCAGCGGAGGCGATCTCGCGGAGTTCGGCAGCTTCACCGACCCGGCCTCGGCGCACCTCGCACGCACCCGGCACTCACCGGCGCTGGTCCTCGACGAGATCGCCGCCCGCCTCGGCCCCGCCTGCCGCGCCGAGGTGCACGGTCAGGTGCTCGGCAGCGGCCTGGAGATGGCGGCGTTCTGCGGTCACGTCACCTGCCTAGCCGACGCCACGCTCGGGCTGCCCGAACTCGCGCTGGGCCTGCTGCCGGGCGCCGGTGGCACGGTGAGCATCACCCGCCGGATCGGCCGGTGGCGCACCGCCTACCTGGTGCTCAGCGGAGCGACGATCGACGCCGCCACCGCGCTCGCCTGGGGCCTCGTCGACGCCGTCACCTAG
- the fadD4 gene encoding fatty-acid--CoA ligase FadD4, whose product MQIRDTAAATPDKPAVVMHPSGAVVTFGQLEARANQLAHHFRAAGLVEGDAVAILMENNPHMHAVMWAARRSGLYYVPINTHLTAAEAAYIIDNSAAKAIVGSAALTKTLENLAEHLPNGLPAVLLIADGDLDGWQRYPEAVTGHPETPIDDEIEGDLLQYSSGTTGRPKGIKRALPHVPPSESPGLMAALIGFWMHPDAVYLSPAPLYHTAPSVWSMQVQAAGITTVVLDKFDAEGTLEAIQRHRVTHGQFVPVMFTRMLKLPQSVRDSYDVSSLERVMHAAAPCPVEIKKQMIDWWGPIIDEYYASSEAHGSTLITAEEWLTHPGSVGRSMAGPVHILDENGNELPPGEPGEIYFEGGFDFEYLNDPDKTASSRDARGWKTVGDIGYVDDEGYLYLTDRRHHMIISGGVNIYPQEAENMLVTHPRVMDAAVFGIPDDEMGQSVKAVVQPVDPADATEEFAAELTAWLRDRLTHYKCPRSISFEPQLPRTDTGKLYKQELIKKYS is encoded by the coding sequence ATGCAGATCCGCGACACCGCCGCCGCCACTCCCGACAAGCCCGCCGTCGTGATGCATCCGTCGGGTGCGGTCGTCACCTTCGGGCAACTGGAAGCCCGCGCCAATCAACTGGCGCACCACTTCCGCGCCGCGGGTCTGGTGGAGGGTGACGCGGTCGCGATCCTCATGGAGAACAACCCGCACATGCACGCCGTCATGTGGGCGGCGCGGCGGTCGGGCCTGTACTACGTGCCGATCAACACCCACCTGACCGCGGCCGAGGCGGCGTACATCATCGACAACAGCGCGGCCAAGGCCATCGTCGGGTCGGCCGCGCTGACCAAGACGCTGGAGAACCTCGCCGAGCACCTGCCGAACGGTCTGCCCGCGGTGCTGCTGATCGCCGACGGCGACCTCGACGGCTGGCAGCGCTACCCGGAGGCCGTCACCGGACATCCCGAGACCCCGATCGACGACGAGATCGAAGGCGACCTGCTGCAGTACTCGTCGGGGACCACCGGCCGGCCGAAGGGCATCAAGCGCGCGCTGCCGCACGTGCCGCCGTCGGAGTCGCCCGGCCTGATGGCCGCGCTCATCGGGTTCTGGATGCACCCCGACGCGGTGTACCTCAGCCCCGCGCCGCTGTACCACACGGCGCCGTCGGTGTGGTCGATGCAGGTGCAGGCCGCCGGCATCACCACCGTCGTGCTGGACAAGTTCGACGCCGAGGGCACCCTGGAGGCGATTCAGCGGCACCGGGTTACGCACGGCCAGTTCGTGCCCGTCATGTTCACCCGGATGCTGAAACTGCCGCAATCCGTGCGGGATTCGTACGACGTGTCGAGCCTGGAGCGGGTCATGCACGCCGCCGCCCCGTGCCCGGTGGAGATCAAGAAGCAGATGATCGACTGGTGGGGCCCGATCATCGACGAGTACTACGCCTCCTCTGAGGCGCACGGTTCTACGCTGATCACCGCCGAGGAGTGGCTCACCCACCCCGGCTCCGTCGGCCGCTCGATGGCGGGCCCGGTGCACATCCTCGACGAGAACGGCAACGAGCTACCGCCGGGCGAACCCGGCGAGATCTACTTCGAGGGCGGCTTCGACTTCGAGTACCTCAACGACCCGGACAAGACCGCCTCGTCCCGCGACGCCCGCGGCTGGAAGACGGTGGGCGACATCGGGTACGTGGACGACGAGGGCTACCTGTACCTCACCGACCGCCGGCACCACATGATCATCTCCGGCGGCGTGAACATCTATCCGCAGGAGGCGGAGAACATGCTCGTCACCCATCCCCGGGTGATGGACGCCGCGGTGTTCGGCATCCCGGACGACGAGATGGGGCAGAGCGTCAAGGCCGTCGTACAGCCGGTGGATCCGGCCGACGCCACCGAGGAGTTCGCCGCCGAGCTGACCGCCTGGCTGCGCGACCGGCTCACCCACTACAAGTGCCCCCGCTCGATCTCCTTCGAGCCGCAGCTGCCGCGCACCGACACCGGCAAGCTGTACAAGCAGGAGTTGATCAAGAAGTACTCGTGA